From the genome of Prionailurus bengalensis isolate Pbe53 chromosome D1, Fcat_Pben_1.1_paternal_pri, whole genome shotgun sequence:
ttTCTGACAAGAAATTGTAGAGTCTAGCATAATGACATCAGGTAGTATTCCAAGGTTTGTGGATGGCTGTAGAAGATGTTAGCATGGGATGAAGCTGACAAGTACCAAAAGGTACTATGTCTGGGTGAAAATGTATTAGTGAACCAGTAAGGCAGTGTAAATGAAGAtcctcatatgtgtgtgtgtgtgtgtgtgtgtgtatgtatacacatatatatgtatataaatgtatataaacgtatgtataaattgtataaaatatatatatcatgtatatataaaatgtatataaatgcatatatataaatgtatacaaatgtatataatatataaatgtaatttatattataatatataatataatagcaAAAAGCTGTAATGAGGCAAGCAAGCTATAACCACAGAGAATAAGCTTGAGCAAGATGCAGTTGACAAACTTGAAAACATCCTAGATATACAAGAATACTTGTATGACCCTTTGTTCTGGATCAGCTTAGAAACAGTTCACAGagaaagctgttaaaaatgtTGAACCACTTTGGAGTGTCTTCATTCTCATAGATGTGTATCAATATAAAGATCATTGCCTCTGAGAGGCTCTATCTTCCAAATGCTTTCCTAAATGCCTCCTTTACCTCCTTGTTTCTCAGGCTGTAAATGAATGGGTTCATCATGGATGTTATGACTGAGTAGAACACAGAAATCACCTTATCCCCTTCATTTATCTTCTTGGAATTTGGACGCATGTAGGTAAATATAGTTGAGCCGTAGAAGAAGACCACAACAATGAGATGAGAACCACAGGTAGAAAAGGCCTTAAGTCTCCCCTCACCTGACTGTATCCGAATCACAGTGGAGATAATATTCCAGTAGGAGAAAAGGATGAGGGAGACAGGACCAAGGAGAATTACTATGCCCATTGCCAAGATGGCCATCTCAGCTTTGTAGGTTTCTTCTGAAGCCAACTTCAAGAGTGCAGGAGGCtcacaaaaataatgattaattATATTCTGTCCATGGTATGAGAGACATAAAGTAAATATTGCGTCTACTAAAGACACAATGGCTCCACTGGCCCAGGACCCTATGATCAGCTGTACACACACCCTCTGGGTCATGAGGATGGAGTAGTGAAGGGGCTTACAGACagccacatagcggtcataggaCATCACTGCTAGGAGGGAACTTTCTGTACAGCCAGCTActaggaaaaaaatcatctgaattGAACACCCAGCAAAGGAAATGGTCTTTCTCATTACCAGCAAGTGGAATA
Proteins encoded in this window:
- the LOC122482648 gene encoding olfactory receptor 2D3-like, yielding MGTENQTYLTEFILLGLSSDWQTQILLFVVFLIIYLLTLCGNFLIIVLIHIDSRLHTPMYFFLKNLSFTDLCFSTTVIPQMLFHLLVMRKTISFAGCSIQMIFFLVAGCTESSLLAVMSYDRYVAVCKPLHYSILMTQRVCVQLIIGSWASGAIVSLVDAIFTLCLSYHGQNIINHYFCEPPALLKLASEETYKAEMAILAMGIVILLGPVSLILFSYWNIISTVIRIQSGEGRLKAFSTCGSHLIVVVFFYGSTIFTYMRPNSKKINEGDKVISVFYSVITSMMNPFIYSLRNKEVKEAFRKAFGR